From the genome of Flavobacterium ovatum, one region includes:
- a CDS encoding plastocyanin/azurin family copper-binding protein: MKIINKTIAVVAVLFVSQLGHAQNVKMLNVGQAQKESEFYKIEDIPIPKDIKLEVGGLALTDDGKLGVSTRRGEVWLIDKPYSKTPQFNRYAHGLHEALGLAYKDKGFYLAQRGELTRLEDKNNDGIADLYKTVCTWPLSGNYHEYSYGPKFDKNGDMILTLNVSWYKGGKSFAKWRGWLVKVSPDGKFTPLAAGLRSPAGFAINDNNDIFYTENQGDWVGSGRMTHLEKGDFAGHTASLRWTDEPNSPLKLKPEDIEPQSGLSMYEYAKKEKALKSAAIWFPHTILGISTSDILYDTTGGKFGPFEGQQFIGDQGHSKIMRVFMEKVNGVYQGASFGFVEGFSSGVLRMIWGEDNNMIVGMTSRGWSSTGKKEFGLQRLVWNGKTPFEIKTMKALDDGFELEFTKPINKKMAEDLSNYKISTFTYNYHDTYGSPIVDQQKAMTHKAVISADGLKVKLVIHGMRLGFIHQIEVPKLEAASGELLVHNTGYYTLNQVPGGELKGGHMMHMASTPTKKVEQPKRVTTMPSSWGEHGADEVVSIGTIPGLKYDRPEITIKRNSKIQFTLNNNDDMIHNVVITKPGKETPLKIGQLALNLGLDGADLSYVPFNDLVLFHTGTVGPESNETIYFTSPSVPGEYWIVCTFPGHSFTMRTKLIVK, from the coding sequence ATGAAGATTATCAATAAAACAATCGCAGTAGTAGCTGTTCTTTTTGTAAGCCAATTGGGACACGCTCAGAATGTTAAAATGCTAAATGTAGGGCAAGCCCAAAAAGAATCAGAATTTTATAAAATAGAAGATATTCCAATTCCTAAGGATATAAAACTTGAAGTAGGAGGATTAGCTCTAACCGATGACGGTAAATTAGGGGTTTCCACCCGTAGAGGAGAAGTATGGTTAATTGACAAACCTTATAGCAAAACACCACAGTTTAACCGATATGCACATGGTCTGCATGAGGCTTTGGGTTTGGCTTATAAGGATAAAGGATTTTACTTGGCACAAAGAGGCGAATTAACAAGACTTGAAGATAAAAACAACGATGGAATTGCTGATTTGTACAAAACAGTTTGTACTTGGCCTTTATCTGGAAATTATCATGAATACTCCTACGGTCCTAAGTTTGATAAAAACGGGGATATGATACTAACGCTGAATGTATCTTGGTACAAAGGAGGTAAAAGTTTTGCAAAATGGAGAGGTTGGTTAGTAAAAGTATCTCCTGATGGAAAATTCACACCATTGGCAGCAGGTTTAAGGTCTCCAGCAGGTTTTGCAATTAATGATAATAATGATATTTTCTATACTGAAAACCAAGGGGATTGGGTTGGTTCTGGACGAATGACCCACTTAGAAAAAGGTGATTTTGCTGGTCATACAGCTAGTTTACGATGGACAGACGAACCAAATTCGCCACTGAAGTTGAAACCAGAAGACATTGAACCGCAATCGGGACTTTCAATGTATGAGTATGCAAAAAAAGAGAAAGCATTAAAATCAGCTGCAATCTGGTTTCCTCATACCATTCTAGGGATTTCTACTTCTGATATTCTATATGATACAACAGGCGGAAAGTTTGGTCCATTTGAAGGGCAACAATTTATTGGTGACCAAGGACACAGTAAAATTATGCGTGTCTTCATGGAAAAAGTCAACGGTGTTTATCAAGGTGCTTCTTTTGGTTTTGTCGAAGGATTTTCATCTGGAGTTTTAAGAATGATTTGGGGTGAAGATAACAATATGATTGTTGGAATGACAAGTCGTGGTTGGTCTTCAACAGGTAAAAAGGAATTTGGTTTACAGCGTTTAGTTTGGAACGGCAAAACACCATTCGAAATCAAAACAATGAAAGCACTTGATGATGGTTTTGAATTGGAATTTACCAAACCAATCAACAAAAAAATGGCTGAAGATCTTTCCAATTATAAAATTTCAACATTTACATACAATTACCATGATACTTATGGTAGTCCAATTGTAGATCAGCAAAAAGCAATGACACACAAAGCGGTAATTTCGGCTGATGGTTTGAAAGTGAAATTAGTGATTCACGGTATGCGATTAGGATTTATTCATCAAATTGAAGTTCCAAAGCTAGAAGCTGCTTCGGGTGAATTACTAGTACACAATACAGGTTACTATACTTTAAACCAAGTTCCTGGAGGGGAACTAAAGGGAGGACACATGATGCATATGGCAAGTACACCTACCAAAAAAGTAGAACAGCCAAAAAGAGTGACCACAATGCCATCAAGTTGGGGAGAACATGGAGCTGATGAGGTAGTATCAATAGGAACGATTCCGGGATTAAAATACGATAGACCAGAAATTACGATTAAGAGAAATAGTAAAATTCAATTTACCTTAAACAATAATGATGACATGATACACAATGTTGTTATTACAAAACCAGGTAAAGAAACACCTTTGAAAATTGGACAATTGGCTCTTAATCTAGGTCTTGATGGCGCCGATTTGAGTTATGTTCCCTTTAATGATTTAGTCTTGTTCCATACAGGTACAGTAGGACCAGAAAGTAACGAAACCATTTATTTTACCTCTCCAAGCGTACCAGGTGAATATTGGATAGTATGTACCTTTCCAGGGCATTCCTTTACTATGAGAACTAAGTTAATCGTTAAATAA
- a CDS encoding family 16 glycoside hydrolase: MKKTILFCFTLSLIICSEKNEAKTLQEIGRVEKKEQTTLPFSTIELNDLASFKPTKGNWQIVGNAIADRTKEKNFTSTKGTGVLLNIPSTKIKNNLFTKFEHGDIELELDVMMPVGSNSGVYFQGRYEIQLFDSWGVAEPHYNDIGGIYQRWNNDAEKGKEGYEGHSPKMNAAKAPGLWQHLKVIFHAAKFDSNNKKIKNAWFEEVRLNDVLLHENVEVTGPTRAAAFGDEKALGPLMIQGDHGPVAFKNIKYKLYDGKTIGIGNTSLKIYDNSKGEAVIKNFEKFKLLEEIKTDSISPLLQIDPRDQKILSYKGTLTIPTSGEYLFEGTVDGGAYLIINKDTIVNSNEDVDMNSTKYGKVHLEKGQVTYSLVYNKPFAWRRGLDFFVQGPQMQRYSLLKTGSTSLSKSKPIKPITVAVTDKPLTQRSFLNFRGGERTHCISVGLVEKLNFSLDLATGSLLYVWSGDFLETTQMWHSRGEHQRGEPMGFSIASHGDLDFASLGSNNEAWPKALNEKNTFKPLGYELKNDGMPVFSFEMDGNEISDTFKATSNLKRGLDRIITANSKSSIWHKIAEGDNIQLLENNTYIINNESYYIVLKEGKPIIRNNNGKEELLVELPKGKSTIIYSIIW, translated from the coding sequence ATGAAAAAAACAATTCTTTTTTGTTTTACGCTTTCGCTTATAATTTGCAGCGAGAAAAATGAAGCAAAGACTTTACAAGAAATTGGAAGAGTTGAAAAGAAAGAGCAAACTACATTACCTTTTTCTACTATTGAACTGAATGACTTAGCAAGTTTTAAACCAACAAAGGGAAATTGGCAAATTGTTGGAAATGCAATTGCAGATAGAACCAAAGAAAAAAATTTTACTTCTACAAAAGGTACTGGAGTTTTGCTGAATATTCCAAGTACGAAGATAAAAAATAATTTATTTACCAAATTTGAGCATGGCGATATCGAATTAGAATTAGATGTTATGATGCCTGTAGGTTCCAATTCAGGTGTATATTTTCAAGGTCGCTACGAAATCCAATTGTTTGATAGTTGGGGAGTAGCAGAACCACATTACAATGATATTGGCGGAATTTACCAACGTTGGAACAATGACGCCGAAAAAGGTAAGGAAGGTTATGAAGGGCATAGTCCTAAAATGAATGCCGCAAAAGCACCAGGTCTTTGGCAACATTTAAAGGTGATTTTTCATGCCGCTAAATTTGATTCCAATAATAAAAAAATAAAAAATGCTTGGTTTGAAGAAGTAAGACTAAATGATGTATTGCTTCATGAAAACGTGGAAGTTACAGGTCCTACGCGAGCTGCTGCTTTTGGAGATGAAAAAGCACTTGGCCCTTTAATGATTCAAGGTGACCATGGCCCGGTGGCTTTTAAAAATATTAAGTACAAACTTTATGATGGAAAAACTATTGGTATTGGGAACACTTCACTTAAAATATATGATAATTCCAAAGGGGAAGCTGTTATAAAAAATTTCGAAAAATTCAAACTACTAGAAGAGATCAAAACAGATTCTATTTCTCCATTATTACAAATTGACCCAAGAGATCAGAAAATTTTAAGTTACAAAGGAACATTAACTATTCCAACTTCGGGTGAGTATCTATTTGAAGGGACTGTTGACGGCGGTGCTTATTTAATAATTAATAAAGATACGATTGTAAATAGTAATGAAGATGTTGATATGAATAGTACTAAGTATGGGAAAGTTCATTTAGAAAAAGGACAAGTAACCTATAGTCTAGTGTACAACAAGCCTTTTGCTTGGCGCCGAGGGTTGGACTTTTTTGTTCAAGGACCGCAAATGCAGCGCTATTCGTTACTAAAGACAGGAAGTACAAGTTTGAGTAAGAGCAAACCAATTAAACCGATTACTGTTGCCGTTACTGACAAACCGCTTACCCAACGTAGTTTTTTAAATTTTAGAGGAGGTGAGCGTACACATTGTATTTCGGTTGGTTTGGTTGAAAAGTTAAATTTCAGTTTAGACTTAGCTACTGGATCGTTACTTTATGTTTGGAGTGGCGATTTTTTAGAGACAACACAAATGTGGCATTCCAGAGGAGAACATCAGCGTGGAGAACCTATGGGTTTTTCAATTGCTTCCCATGGTGATTTAGATTTTGCATCTTTAGGGTCTAATAATGAGGCGTGGCCAAAAGCTTTAAATGAAAAAAACACATTCAAACCATTAGGATATGAGTTGAAAAATGATGGAATGCCCGTTTTCTCATTTGAAATGGATGGTAATGAAATATCAGATACGTTTAAAGCTACCTCAAACTTAAAAAGAGGGTTGGATCGAATAATTACAGCTAATTCGAAATCTTCAATTTGGCATAAAATTGCGGAAGGAGACAACATTCAATTATTAGAGAACAACACCTATATTATCAATAACGAAAGCTATTACATTGTTTTGAAAGAGGGAAAACCAATCATTAGAAATAATAATGGAAAAGAGGAATTGCTAGTGGAACTTCCAAAAGGTAAATCAACAATTATTTATAGCATAATCTGGTAA
- a CDS encoding DUF1080 domain-containing protein, whose protein sequence is MNRFSVIALAVLGSYCVQAQDKKHNGPDKDFVTDKKIQKALETGNFEGIPSPKDHRETEFYEPVPLKVDPYGQNGVPSDAIVLFDGSNLDAWINQDDNSPCPWKLDKKEKTMTIFKPKGQKGDNVVTKQKFGAVQLHIEWRSPAAIKERTGQARGNSGVALDARYEVQILDNNDNETYVNGMVGSIYKQAAPLVNPTVPTGEWNSYDIIYHPPVFKGEKRIKQATMTVLQNGVLIQDHFAIQGACAYVGWPRQDVHGKEPIRLQDHGSDVSFRNIWVRELKE, encoded by the coding sequence ATGAATAGATTTTCAGTGATAGCACTAGCTGTTTTAGGTTCTTACTGTGTACAAGCGCAAGATAAAAAACACAACGGTCCAGATAAAGATTTTGTGACAGACAAAAAGATACAAAAGGCTTTGGAAACAGGTAATTTTGAAGGTATTCCTTCGCCTAAAGACCATAGAGAGACCGAATTTTATGAGCCAGTACCTTTAAAAGTTGATCCTTATGGACAAAATGGAGTACCTTCTGATGCTATTGTATTGTTTGATGGTAGCAATTTGGATGCATGGATAAATCAAGACGACAATAGTCCTTGTCCTTGGAAATTGGATAAGAAAGAAAAAACCATGACTATTTTCAAACCAAAAGGACAAAAGGGAGACAATGTTGTTACCAAACAAAAATTTGGTGCTGTACAGTTGCATATAGAATGGCGTTCTCCAGCTGCAATAAAAGAAAGAACAGGACAAGCAAGAGGCAACAGTGGCGTTGCATTGGATGCTAGGTACGAAGTTCAAATATTAGATAATAATGACAATGAAACCTATGTAAATGGTATGGTAGGTTCTATTTATAAACAAGCGGCACCATTGGTAAACCCAACGGTACCAACAGGAGAATGGAATAGTTATGACATCATTTACCATCCTCCGGTATTTAAAGGAGAAAAGAGAATTAAACAAGCAACGATGACGGTACTTCAAAATGGCGTATTAATACAAGATCATTTTGCAATTCAAGGTGCATGTGCATATGTGGGTTGGCCAAGGCAAGATGTTCACGGAAAGGAACCCATTAGATTACAGGATCACGGAAGCGATGTGAGCTTTAGAAATATTTGGGTGAGAGAGTTAAAGGAATAG
- a CDS encoding AraC family transcriptional regulator, which produces MEISLEKIQPYKEADLIYHADTCSSLTDAIIRKKIESNSLGRFTYPGKRLCEDTLGLNSIGYWDADSPQDWGLDWHRNEGIEFQFLASGSMPFSKEEKEMVLTPNHLAIIRPWEEHRVGNPNIGMGKFFWIIIDLGVRRPHEEWVWPDWISLTEKDLSRLTTILRQNAKTTWKTDNKIRDCFKNIQNTIDSYENGSNASKLRVLINYLLVLMLELLDTDDVVLNEALTDSSRSVAYFLKELDLDLVNDWTIKSMSKSAGVGVTRLTHHCKQLTNLTPMKYLFIRRLEMAKKMMKEEHDFNISEIAYKCGFSSSQYFSTIFKKYEKCTPKEYQVKYLFSQHN; this is translated from the coding sequence ATGGAAATTAGTTTAGAAAAAATACAGCCTTATAAGGAAGCGGATTTGATTTACCATGCAGATACCTGCTCGTCACTTACTGATGCTATAATTAGAAAAAAAATAGAATCTAATTCTTTGGGAAGGTTTACCTATCCTGGGAAAAGATTATGTGAGGATACTTTAGGTTTGAATAGTATCGGATATTGGGATGCAGACTCACCTCAGGACTGGGGTTTAGATTGGCATAGAAATGAAGGTATTGAATTTCAATTCTTAGCGTCAGGCTCTATGCCTTTTTCGAAAGAAGAGAAAGAAATGGTGTTAACTCCAAACCATTTGGCAATAATACGACCGTGGGAAGAACACAGGGTTGGAAACCCCAACATTGGCATGGGGAAGTTTTTCTGGATTATTATTGATTTGGGAGTAAGAAGGCCTCATGAGGAGTGGGTGTGGCCAGACTGGATTTCGCTTACTGAAAAAGACTTGTCTAGATTGACGACGATTTTGAGGCAAAATGCAAAAACGACTTGGAAGACAGATAATAAGATTCGCGATTGCTTTAAAAATATCCAAAACACCATTGACAGCTATGAAAATGGGAGCAATGCTTCTAAATTAAGAGTTCTGATCAATTATTTGTTGGTTCTAATGTTGGAATTATTAGATACAGATGACGTTGTTTTAAATGAAGCTTTAACGGATAGTTCTAGAAGTGTTGCCTATTTTTTGAAAGAACTCGATCTAGATTTGGTAAACGATTGGACTATTAAAAGTATGTCGAAGTCTGCGGGTGTGGGCGTAACTCGTTTAACGCATCACTGCAAACAGTTGACCAATTTGACACCAATGAAATATTTATTTATTCGACGTTTAGAAATGGCCAAGAAAATGATGAAAGAGGAGCACGATTTTAATATAAGTGAAATTGCCTATAAATGTGGTTTTTCTAGTAGTCAGTATTTTTCGACCATATTTAAAAAATATGAAAAATGTACTCCCAAAGAGTATCAAGTAAAATATCTTTTTAGTCAACACAATTAA
- a CDS encoding family 16 glycoside hydrolase has translation MKNKPLIYFILFVVLLNTNGYAQQKNTEIIELNPLSIELNDLSLFEKGSKDWGLAENISIDRKTNKIVLSKKGKGILIHTNDSKKHENLVTKLQHGNIAVEFDVMLSKGTESSIYLQGKYKVLLTDSWTKNSSPITNIGSIDSGNNAADKKYLATENVAKAPGLWQHVKIVFQAPVINASGEKIKNARFEEITINNRTVIQNVEVLEPSAGAISKKETALGPIVLQGTEKAIAFKNISYKLNTFLSLQPENIVMEIKKSPKTIENNNSLLKIKPISKKKVETISPLTDLKQNAANLVQYSGTLDIPETGEYLFTMFVSGGGFMAIGDQEIFNFALGFSGHENTVPAPKLVKVTLKKGKTPFTIAYNKKSPRDREFQLFAEGEHMQRYSMVSHKMTEKEQEIYDMRFTVLLV, from the coding sequence ATGAAAAACAAACCATTAATCTATTTCATTTTATTTGTTGTACTGCTTAACACAAACGGTTATGCACAACAAAAAAACACAGAAATAATCGAGCTAAACCCCCTTTCAATAGAACTAAACGACCTAAGTTTATTTGAAAAAGGCAGTAAGGACTGGGGACTTGCTGAAAACATTTCTATAGACCGAAAAACCAATAAAATTGTTTTGTCAAAAAAAGGGAAAGGTATTTTAATACATACTAACGATTCCAAAAAGCATGAAAACTTAGTCACCAAACTGCAACACGGTAATATTGCAGTAGAATTTGATGTGATGCTAAGCAAAGGCACTGAGTCTAGCATTTATTTACAAGGAAAATATAAAGTCCTATTAACTGACAGCTGGACCAAAAACAGCTCCCCTATCACCAACATTGGGAGTATCGATTCTGGAAATAACGCTGCAGACAAAAAATATCTAGCAACTGAAAACGTGGCAAAAGCACCCGGTTTGTGGCAACATGTAAAAATTGTTTTCCAAGCTCCTGTGATCAATGCATCTGGCGAAAAAATAAAAAATGCTCGCTTTGAAGAAATCACTATAAATAATAGAACCGTAATTCAAAACGTAGAAGTTTTGGAACCGTCTGCTGGAGCAATTTCGAAAAAAGAAACTGCTTTGGGGCCAATAGTGCTACAAGGAACAGAAAAGGCAATTGCTTTTAAAAACATTAGCTATAAACTAAACACGTTTTTGAGTCTACAACCTGAAAACATTGTGATGGAAATTAAAAAATCTCCAAAGACTATAGAGAACAATAATTCGCTACTGAAAATAAAACCGATCAGTAAAAAAAAGGTAGAAACGATTTCGCCTTTAACTGATTTGAAGCAAAATGCTGCAAATTTAGTACAGTATAGTGGTACGCTTGATATACCTGAAACTGGAGAGTACTTATTTACTATGTTTGTAAGCGGAGGTGGATTTATGGCAATTGGAGATCAAGAAATCTTTAATTTCGCTTTAGGATTTAGCGGTCATGAAAATACGGTCCCTGCTCCAAAATTGGTAAAAGTGACTTTGAAAAAAGGAAAAACTCCTTTTACAATTGCTTACAATAAAAAATCGCCTAGAGACCGAGAATTTCAGCTATTTGCCGAGGGAGAACATATGCAACGCTATTCTATGGTCAGTCATAAAATGACTGAAAAAGAACAGGAAATATACGATATGAGATTCACCGTTTTATTGGTTTAA
- a CDS encoding helix-turn-helix transcriptional regulator — MSKSACVGVTRLTHHCKQLTNLTPMKYLFIRRLEMAKKMMEEVHEFNISEIAYKCGFSSSQYFSTIFKKYEKCTPKEYQVKYVFSQHN, encoded by the coding sequence ATGTCGAAGTCTGCGTGTGTAGGCGTAACTCGTTTAACGCATCACTGCAAACAGTTGACCAATTTGACACCTATGAAATATTTATTTATTCGACGTTTAGAAATGGCCAAGAAAATGATGGAAGAGGTGCACGAATTTAATATAAGTGAAATTGCCTATAAATGTGGTTTTTCTAGTAGTCAGTATTTTTCGACCATATTTAAAAAATATGAAAAATGTACTCCCAAAGAGTATCAAGTTAAATATGTTTTTAGTCAACACAATTAA